TCCGCGATGCCGACTTCGCTTAAAAGCTCCACCGCACGATTACGCGCCTCGTTTCCGGATATGCGGATATGCCGGCGCATCACTTCGGTTATCTGCTCGCCTATCGACAGTACCGGATTGAGGCTAGTCAGAGGATCTTGGAAAATCATTGCAATCTCCTTGCCTCTAATCCGGGAAAGTGCCGAGTCGCCCAGGGATGCCAGGTTGCAGGCGGCTCCGTCCGCGTCGAAATACCATGCGCAACCCGCCACTACACTGGCGCGGGATTCCTTCGTCAGCCCCAATATGGAGAGTGCGGTCACGCTTTTCCCGCAGCCGCTTTCGCCTACGAGCGCAATCATTTCGCCTTCGTACAAAGTGAGGTCCACCCCGCGCACCGCTTCAAGAACCCCTTCTTCAAGGAAAAAGTGCGTCGTCAGTCCTTCGATTTGCAGCACCTTCTTCCTGCCGTCAATATCCACGGCGGGAGGCGCGGCGGATTGGTTTATCGAAGTTGAATTGCGCAAAGCGGATGGCATAGGATTTGGTACTTGGGCTATTCCCCGCCCCACTGGTAATATTCATGCATGTGATGCACAGGGCTTATCCCTCCGCCCACCGGAACGGCGAAACGGAGAGCCGTTGAAACAAAGTGTTTCGCCTCGCAAACGGAGCGCTTGACTTCAAAGCCGCGTGCAAGAAACGCCGCTATCGCGCTGGAAAGCGTGCATCCAGTTCCATGTGTGTGCGGCGAATCGACACGCGGGGCGCGTATTTCGTGCACTTTATTGCCGTCGCTGAAGTAGTCCACTGCGTCGGAGCCGTTCAAGTGCCCGCCCTTGAGCAGCACGTACTTTGAGCCGAACCTGCATAATTCGAGTGCGGCCTTTCCCGGATCGCCAAGGTTTTCCACTTTCGTATCAAGCATGGCCGCCGCTTCGTGGGCGTTCGGGGTAATAATCGTCGCCAGCGGACAAAGCAGTTTCATCAAGGCCTCGGCCGCGGTCTGCTCTATGAGCCTGCTGCCATGCTTGCTTATCATAACCGGATCGACAACCAGGTTTTCGATTGAATGCTCTTTGATCTTTCCGGCTACCTCGGCCACTATTTCGGCGGTTCCCAGTGCACCCGTTTTGGCCGCGCCGACGGCGAAATCCGACATCACGGCGTCTATCTGCTTCCCCACGAGCCACGGCGGAAGCATCTCCACGTGGAATACATCGCGGGTGTTTTGCGCAGTGATAAGCGTCAGTGCGGCCGTGCCGAACACCTTCAGCGCGGCGAACGTCCGCAGGTCGGCTTCGATGCCGGCTCCGCCGCCGGAATCGCTGCCGGCGATTGTGAGCGCCGTGGGAACGCGGATATCTTCCATAGGCCGAACATTCGGACGCACAACCAGGTCAATAGGTTCGCACGCCCGCGGCCATTATAACCGGACTCTAGAATTCCCAGACGGTTTTAAGAAAGATTCTGAAGCCCTCGCTGTTGAAGTTCGGAACGAAATCCAAGTTGGAGTCGAAGAATTCCGCGCCCAGCGTAACAGGAAATCCGCCAACGTCGAAATTGAGCCTCGACGAGATGGTGTTCCAGTCGCCGTTATACATTGCGCCCGCTCCGCTGTCCGCTTCGGTCTTTGAGTACGCAACATCGGCTTTGAACGAGCCGAAGTCGCCAGCCCAGCCGAACCGCCATGTGTCCTGCGAAATGCCGCTTGACGATCCTTGCGTTCCGCCAAAGCCCTGATCCCATTCGGCGAACTCGCCGCCGATGGAAATCGAATGATTCTGGAAAATTCCCCAGCTTAGATCCGCCGTGACGATGTTTTCGCTGACATCGCTTGCGCCGCCCGCCGTAGTGCTTTCCCGGTACCATTCGCCGAGCGTTAAATCAATGACGTCAGAAAATGGAACCCAAAGCGAAGCCCGGAACGAATCCTGGGTTTGGGG
This is a stretch of genomic DNA from bacterium. It encodes these proteins:
- the thiD gene encoding bifunctional hydroxymethylpyrimidine kinase/phosphomethylpyrimidine kinase, encoding MEDIRVPTALTIAGSDSGGGAGIEADLRTFAALKVFGTAALTLITAQNTRDVFHVEMLPPWLVGKQIDAVMSDFAVGAAKTGALGTAEIVAEVAGKIKEHSIENLVVDPVMISKHGSRLIEQTAAEALMKLLCPLATIITPNAHEAAAMLDTKVENLGDPGKAALELCRFGSKYVLLKGGHLNGSDAVDYFSDGNKVHEIRAPRVDSPHTHGTGCTLSSAIAAFLARGFEVKRSVCEAKHFVSTALRFAVPVGGGISPVHHMHEYYQWGGE